The genomic interval AAACATGCCGCGGTGCTGGCCATGGCCGCGACGCTCGCCGGCTGCAGCATCGGCAACTGGTTCAACAGCTCCAAGGAGCAGCCGCCGGCCCCCTTGGCGAAGTTCCAGGAAGAGGTTCGACTGAACAAGGAGTGGAGCCGCACCATCGGCGAGGGTCAGGGCGAGACCTACAACCTGCTGGTGCCGGCGGTGGAGGGCGACACCCTGTTTGTCGCCGATGTCGGCGGCCTGGTGATGGCCCTCGACCGCTTCAGCGGCAAGGTCGTCTGGCGCAAGGAGCTGGGGGCGCCGGTGTCCGGCGGCGTGGGCGCCGGCTATGGGCAGGTTCTACTCGGCACCCTGCAGGGCGAGGTGATCGCCCTGGACTCGGGCAGCGGCGAGGAGCTCTGGCGCAGCCGCGTCACCAGCGAGGTGCTGGCTCCGCCGGTGAGCAACGGCGACGTGGTGGTGGTGCAGACCCAGGACGACCGCCTGATCGCCCTCGAGGCGAGCAGCGGCAGCCAGCGCTGGATCTACGAGAGCACGCCGGCCGTGCTCACCCTGCGCGGCACCGGTGCGCCGCTGGTTACCAACCAGCTGGCGATCGTCGGCCTGTCCAGCGGCAAGGTGCTCGCCCTGGAAACCCAGCGCGGCCTGCCGATCTGGGAGCAGCGGGTGGCGGTGCCGTCCGGGCGCTCCGAGCTGGAGCGCGTGGTGGACATCGACGGCGGTCTGGCGATGTCCGGCGGCACCCTGTACGTCGCGACCTTCCAGGGCAACATCGCTGCCCTCGATATGCAGACCGGGCGCCCCCTGTGGCAGCGCCAGGCCTCCAGCAATGGCAGCGTGGCGCTGGGGTATGGCAGCGTCTACGTGAGCCTGGCCGAGGGCGCCGTCGAAGGCATCGACGAGCGCAGCGCCTCGGCGCTGTGGAAGAACGATGCCCTGGCCCGTCGCCAGCTGTCGTCGCCGGAGGTGTTCTCCAGTTACGTGGCGGTCGGCGACCTGGAGGGCTACCTGCACCTGCTCAGCCAGGTGGACGGCCGCTTCGTCGGGCGCATCCGCGTCGACAACAAGGGCCTGCGCGCCCGTCCGCTGGTGGTGGGCGACTGGCTGTATGCCTACGGCAACGGCGGCAACCTGGTCGCGCTGACCATTCGCTGACCGCCAGCCATCGGTCGGCTTGGTCCGACCCCCCGTTCGGCCGCTGCCCCGCGCAGCGGCCGTTGTGTTTTTCGAACATTGCAGGTGAGAGCCTTATGGTTCCCGTAATCGCCCTGGTGGGCCGCCCGAACGTCGGCAAGTCGACGCTGTTCAACCGTCTGACCAAGACCCGCGACGCCATCGTCGCCGAATACGCCGGACTGACCCGCGACCGCCAATACGGCGAGGCCAAGTGGCAGGGCCGCACGTACATCGTCATCGACACCGGGGGTATCTCCGGCGACGAGGAGGG from Azotobacter salinestris carries:
- the bamB gene encoding outer membrane protein assembly factor BamB gives rise to the protein MPDVKPWKHAAVLAMAATLAGCSIGNWFNSSKEQPPAPLAKFQEEVRLNKEWSRTIGEGQGETYNLLVPAVEGDTLFVADVGGLVMALDRFSGKVVWRKELGAPVSGGVGAGYGQVLLGTLQGEVIALDSGSGEELWRSRVTSEVLAPPVSNGDVVVVQTQDDRLIALEASSGSQRWIYESTPAVLTLRGTGAPLVTNQLAIVGLSSGKVLALETQRGLPIWEQRVAVPSGRSELERVVDIDGGLAMSGGTLYVATFQGNIAALDMQTGRPLWQRQASSNGSVALGYGSVYVSLAEGAVEGIDERSASALWKNDALARRQLSSPEVFSSYVAVGDLEGYLHLLSQVDGRFVGRIRVDNKGLRARPLVVGDWLYAYGNGGNLVALTIR